The window AGCGCTTCTGGGCGTCCTCGGGCGTCATGGAGGGGTTGGCGAAGAACTCCGAGAAGAGGTCCTCCTTCTGCTTCTGGCTGTCCGGCGAAAGCAACTGGTCCGTGCCCTGGATCACATTGCCCTTAGCGAGAATGTCGAGACCCTTCCGCATGCAGTCATTGGCCGCTGCAAGGTCGACATCGCTGCGAACGGGCAGCGAGCCCTTCTTCAGATTGAAGGCGACCTGGGTTTCGGGGTTCAGCAGGGTGGAAGCGAGCACCTCCTGCGCCTTCGACTTCTCTTCGTCGTCAAGCACCGGGAAATAGAAGGCATCGCCGCCGGTCGAGATCACCTCGTTGACGCCGAGACCCGGCAGGCAGGTGTAGTCGACGCCGGCCTTCTTGCCCGCGACCTGGAACTCGCCCTGGGCCCAGTCACCCATGATCTGGCCGCCGGCCTTGCCGGTGATCACCAGGTTCGTCGCCTGGTTCCAGTCCTGGACATTGCTGCCCTTCGCCATGCGGCGCGCGTCGTCGGCGGCATTGAAGACCTTGGCGATTTCAGGACCGGCCGCCACTTCGGCGTCCTTCTTGGCGAAGACCTGCTCGAACACGTCCTTGCCGGCGATCGCCACCATCAGCACGTCGAAGGCGCCGGCTGCCTGCCAGGGCTGACCGCCGAGCGCCAGCGGAATGATGCCGGCCTTTTCGAGCGCCGGCGCCGCAGCGACGAATTCATCCCAGTTCTTCGGCACGGGCACGCCCGCCTGTTCGAATGCGGCATTGGAAAGCCACAGCCATTGCCAGGAATGGATATTGACCGGGGCGCAATAGATCTTGCCCTCGATCGTGCAGGAGTCGAGCAGGCTCGACGGCTTGACGATTTCCCGCCAGTTTTCCCGCTCGGCCACATCGCTCAGGTCGCGCATCAGCCCGGCCTCGACCAGTTCCTCCGCCTGGCGGCCGTGGTTGAACTGCGTTGCCCCCATCGGGTCGCCGCCGGTGATGCGGCTGATCATGATCGGACGCGCCGTGCCGCCGGAACCCGCGATCGCGCCATCGACCCATTTGTTGCCGGTCGCATCGAAGGCCTTCGCCAGTTCGGCGACCGCCGCGGCTTCACCGCCGGAGGTCCACCAATGCGTGACCTCCAGTTCCGCGGCGTTGGCCGCGCCGAACGGCAGAGCGACGGTTGCGGCCAGAGCGCCAGCCAGAGAACGTAATTTCATGAGTCTCCTCCCTCACTGTAACGTTACCGTAAAAAACTTAGTTCAAACAATTTGCGGAAGCAACACCCACAACGGAGGTTTCAAAACAAATGTTAAGACACACGTTTAGAGAGCATTAGAGGGACCTGACGGCACGCGGCCGTAGGCGCCGACAAGTGCCGAAAGACACGAGTCTTTCATGCACAACCACCTGTAAAGGCTAACATAATCCCCCATGAAGATACATGTGTTCATAATCAGCGCTTCGCAGGCGTAATACCGCAGGAAGCACGTGCTGAACTCAACTCCTTGGATACATGTTTCGCAGTGCAGCAACAAAAATGCTCGACATTGGACCTGTATCGTTACAGATTTTTCGGCGCGGCGCCATTCCGCGTCACTCTGGCGGCCACCTGCAAATCAGATATAAGCGGGCTAGAGCACTGGATGGGGCGGAGACGCAGCACAGGCGCTTGCAGTGTATTTTTTTGGGGACGGGCATGGAAGGCAGGACGAAGAACAAGTCAGCGGGAGCGCCGCCAGCGGAAGGCGGCAGACCGACGCTGAAGACGATCGCCTTCATGACTGGGCTCGGCATCACCACCGTTTCCCGCGCGCTGAAGGACGCGCCCGATATCGGCGCCGAAACCAAGGAACGCGTGCGCCTGGTGGCAAAGCAGATCGGTTATCAGCCGAACCGGGCGGGCGTACGGCTCAGGACTGGCAAGACCAATGTCATCAGCCTGGTGCTGACACTCGAGGAAGAGATCATGGGCATCACCAGCCCGATGGTCATCGGCATCACGGAAATCCTGGCGGGTACGCCCTATCACCTGGTCGTCACCCCTTACAGCTCCACCAAGGATCCGCTCGGACCCATCCGCTACATTCTCGACACCGGCGCCGCGGACGGCGTCATCATCTCGCGGATGGAGCCGAACGACCCGCGCGTGACGCTGCTGACGGAACGTCAGTTGCCGTTCGTCACCCATGGACGCACCAAGATGGGCATCGTCCACCCCTATCACGATTTCGACAACGAGCGGTTTGCCTACGAGGCGGTGCGCAAGCTGGTGGAGCGCGGCCGCCGTCGGCTCGTCCTGCTCGAGCCGCCACCCCACCTCTCCTTCCACCAGCACATGCGTACGGGCTTCGAACGCGGCCTGAGAGATTTCGGCGCCGAGTCCGTCAGCTTTCACCAGGTCAATATCGACCACAGCTTAAAGACCATCCGCGATGCCTTCGAAGCGCTGATGCGCTCGAACGAAGCGCCGGACGGCATCGTCTCCGGCAGCGGCTCCGGCGCCATCGCGCTGATCGCCGGGCTCGAGGCGGCCGGCAAAAAGGCCGGCGTTGATGCCGACATGGTCTCGAAGGTGCCGAGCGACTTCCTGCGCTGGCTGCGCCCGGAGGTCATCACCATGTATGAGGATATCCGCCTTGCCGGCCGCGAGCTCGCCAAAGCGGTGATCGGCCATATCGAGGGCCGCCCGCCCGAAACGCTGCAGAGCCTCGGCCAGCCGGAGTTCCAGTCGACGATACCGGGGCAGCAGACGTAATCTTCCGGTTACTTTGCTGCCTGCGACTGTCACGCGGGCCGATGCAGCGGCCTTTCCTTACAGCGCCGCGCGCCATTTCAGACGCCACAGTACACGAGGGTAGCCTATGTTGCCGTCCGTTGCGGCACGGTATGGCCTTCCCCGATCCTCATTCCCGTGCTCATCACTGGAATCCAGTCAGCCCAAGTCCTGGGC is drawn from Sinorhizobium sojae CCBAU 05684 and contains these coding sequences:
- a CDS encoding ABC transporter substrate-binding protein, encoding MKLRSLAGALAATVALPFGAANAAELEVTHWWTSGGEAAAVAELAKAFDATGNKWVDGAIAGSGGTARPIMISRITGGDPMGATQFNHGRQAEELVEAGLMRDLSDVAERENWREIVKPSSLLDSCTIEGKIYCAPVNIHSWQWLWLSNAAFEQAGVPVPKNWDEFVAAAPALEKAGIIPLALGGQPWQAAGAFDVLMVAIAGKDVFEQVFAKKDAEVAAGPEIAKVFNAADDARRMAKGSNVQDWNQATNLVITGKAGGQIMGDWAQGEFQVAGKKAGVDYTCLPGLGVNEVISTGGDAFYFPVLDDEEKSKAQEVLASTLLNPETQVAFNLKKGSLPVRSDVDLAAANDCMRKGLDILAKGNVIQGTDQLLSPDSQKQKEDLFSEFFANPSMTPEDAQKRFADIIAAAD
- a CDS encoding LacI family transcriptional regulator, with the protein product MEGRTKNKSAGAPPAEGGRPTLKTIAFMTGLGITTVSRALKDAPDIGAETKERVRLVAKQIGYQPNRAGVRLRTGKTNVISLVLTLEEEIMGITSPMVIGITEILAGTPYHLVVTPYSSTKDPLGPIRYILDTGAADGVIISRMEPNDPRVTLLTERQLPFVTHGRTKMGIVHPYHDFDNERFAYEAVRKLVERGRRRLVLLEPPPHLSFHQHMRTGFERGLRDFGAESVSFHQVNIDHSLKTIRDAFEALMRSNEAPDGIVSGSGSGAIALIAGLEAAGKKAGVDADMVSKVPSDFLRWLRPEVITMYEDIRLAGRELAKAVIGHIEGRPPETLQSLGQPEFQSTIPGQQT